TCGTGAGCGACGACTACCGCATCGCGGTGACGGTCCCCGCCGAGTGGAACCAGGTCGCCACCACCCCCGGCGCGGGTGAGACGCTGCTGCAGGCGAGCTCCGATCTGGGCAGCTTCGGGTCGCTCGCGGCGCCGGGTGTCGAGCTCCACTCCACCGACTACCAGGCCCTCGGGGCACCCGCCGACGTCATCGCCACGCTCGACCTGGGGCTCACCAACCTCGGCTGCACGCCCTCGAGCGGCCAGATCGACCAGGACTACGCCGACGGGCAGTACAGCGGGCTCTTCTCGGTGTACACCTCGTGCCCGACCGGCGCGGACGCCGTGGTGGTGGTGGTCGACGCCGACAACGGCGACGCCTCCGGCTATCTGCTCATCCTCGGCACCTTCGGCGACTACGCCTCGAGCGACCCGGGCGTCCTCAAAGTGCTCAACACCTTCACGCTCTCCTGAGACCGGGCGGCGTCGGGCCGAAGGGTCCGGCGCCGCTCAGCGGAAGATGATGGTGCGGGCGCCGTCGAGCAGCACGCGGTCCTCCGAGAACCACTTGACCGCCTGCGTGAGGGTGCGGCTCTCCTCGTCCTGACCGATCGCCACGAGCTCGGGCACGGTGCGGGTGTGGTCGACGCGCACGATGTTCTGCTCGATGATCGGCCCCTCGTCGAGGTCGCTCGTGACGAAGTGCGCGGTCGCCCCGATGATCTTCACGCCGCGCGCGTGCGCCTGCTTGTAGGGGTTCGCGCCCTTGAAGCCCGGCAGGAACGAGTGGTGGATGTTGATGATGCGTCCCGCGAGCGCCTCGCACAGCGCGGGCGACAGGATCTGCATGTACCGCGCGAGCACGACGAGCTCGATGTCGTGCTCCTCCACCACCTCGAGCACGCGCTCCTCGAAGGCGAGCTTCTGCCCCGCACTCGTCACGGGGTGCGACTCGAAGGGAACGCCGTAGAACGCCGCGAGCTCACCGAGGTCCGGGTGGTTCGAGAGCACGAGCGGGATGTCGACCCCCAGCTGCCCGGCACGCTGACGGAACAGCAGGTCGTTGAGGCAGTGCCCCGCGGTCGAGACGAGCACGAGCGTGCGCAGGGGGCGCCCCACCACATCCAGCGTCCACGTCATCCCGTAGCGCTCGGTGACCGGCGCGAGCGCCGCCTCGAACTGCTCGCGGCTCACCGCCGACTCGACCTGCAGGCGCATGAAGAAGGTGCCGGTGTCGTCGCTCGAGAACTGCTGCGACTCGGTGATGTTGCCGGCCGCCTCGACGATGGCCCCGGAGACGGCGTGCACGATCCCGGGCTTGTCCTCGCAGACCAGGGTGATGGTCCAGTGGGTCGCGCTCATGGGACACCAGCGTAGGGCGTCGCGGGCCGGGGTTAGGCTCGACGGGTGAGTTCCGGCGGCTTCCCCTTCTTCCGGCTGCTGGTGATCGCGGGGGCGATCTTCGCCTCCGTCTCGAGCGAGTTCCTGCCCACCGGTCTGCTGCCCGAGATGGCCGCCGAGCTGAAGGTGTCCGAGTCGCAGATCGGCCTGCTCGTCACGGTGTTCGCCGCCACCGTCGTGCTCTCCACGGCTCCGCTCACGGTGCTCACCCGGCGGTACTCGCGCAAGTGGCTCATGGTCGTGCTGCTCGGCGTCTTCGCCGTCACGAACGTGCTGTGCGCGATCGCACCGAGCTACGAGTTCCTGCTCGGCGCGCGGATCCTCGGCGGGCTCGCGCACGGCCTGTTCTGGGCTGTCACGGGGCCGTACGCGGCCCTCCTGGTGCCCAAGCATCAGCTGGCCCGTGCGATCTCCGTCACGAACGCGGGCGGCACGGCGGCGTTCATCCTGGGTGTCCCGCTCGGCAGCGCCCTCGGCCACGCCCTCGACTGGCGGCTCGCCTTCGCGGTGATGGCGGGCGTCGTGGTGCTCTTCATGCTGCTCGTGGTGCTGTTCCTGCCGCCCGTCTCGCACCTCGTGACGCTCGCGACCGGCGAGATCGCGCTGCCCGTCCGCAAAGACCGCAGCGTGCCGGCGGTCGTGATCGTCTGCATCACCGTGATCCTCGTGATCACCGGGCACAACGTCTTCTACACCTACATCGCGCCGTGGTCGATCCAGGTGGGCGGGGTGCCGGAGTCGGGGGTTCCGGGGCTGCTGTTCGCGTACGGCGCGGCGGGGGCCATCGGCCTCATCCTCGGGGGCGCGTTCGGGGACCGCTTCCCGCGCGGCTCGGTGAACCTCGCATTCGCGGGGGTCGCCGTGAGCATCCTGCTGCTCTGCCTCTTCGGCACCTCCGTGGTGCCCGTCGTGGTGGGCCTCGTGCTGTGGAGCATCTTCTTCGGCGGCGTCCCGGCGCTCATGCACTCGCGCGTGCTGCACTCCGCGTCGGAACGCATCCGCGATCTCGCGGCCGCATCGCTCACGACCGCCTTCAACATCGCGATCGGCGGCGGGGCGCTCCTCGGCGGTGCGCTGCTCGACGGATTCGGGATCGCGGTGCTGCCGTGGGCGGCGGCCGGCCTGATCGTGCTGGCGCTCGTCGTGGCGGTCTCGACCGACCGCGTGCGGATCGCCGCCCACCCCTCCTGAGCGCCTGGTTTTCCCCTATGCTGGACGCGTCGCGACTGGCGTTCGGATGGGTCACCATCGGGGAGCGACTGAGACGGAAAGCGGCCGTACGCCTGGGCCGCGACGGTATCCGCTTGTCCCCACAAGGAGCGCCCAGTGACTGCTGAATCCACCTTCCTCTCCCCCCTCGCCGAGGTCGACCCCGAGGTCGCCGCCGCACTCGAGTCCGAGCTGGGCCGCCAGCGGTCCACGCTCGAGATGATCGCCTCCGAGAACTTCGTGCCGCGGGCCGTGCTCGAGGCCCAGGGCTCCGTGCTCACCAACAAGTACGCGGAGGGCTACCCGGGCCGCCGCTACTACGGCGGTTGCGAGTTCGTGGACGTCGTGGAGACCCTCGCGATCGAGCGCGCCAAGTCGCTGTTCGGCGCCGCCTACGCCAACGTGCAGCCGCATTCGGGCGCCTCCGCCAACGCGGCGGTGCTCGCGGCGATCGCCCAGCCGGGCGACCGCATCCTGGGTCTCGAGCTCGCCCACGGCGGCCACCTCACCCACGGCATGAAGCTCAACTTCTCGGGCAAGCTCTACGAGGCGCACTCCTACAAGGTCGACCCCGAGACCTTCCGGGTCGACCTCGACGAGGTGCGCCGGGTGGCCCTCGAGGTGCAGCCGCAGGTGATCATCGCCGGCTGGTCGGCCTACCCGCGCCAGCTCGACTTCGCGGCCTTCCGCGCGATCGCCGACGAGGTGGGCGCGAAGCTCTGGGTCGACATGGCGCACTTCGCGGGCCTCGTGGCCGCGGGCCTGCACCCCTCGCCCGTGCCGCACGCGCACGTGACGAGCTCGACCGTGCACAAGACGATCGGCGGCCCGCGCTCGGGCTTCATCCTCACGAACGACGAGGACATCGCCAAGAAGATCAACTCGAACGTCTTCCCCGGCCAGCAGGGCGGCCCGCTCATGCACGTGATCGCGGCGAAGGCGACCGCCTTCAAGCTCGCGGCGTCCGACGAGTTCCGCGATCGTCAGGAGCGCACCATCCGGGGTGCGCAGCTGCTCGCGGAGCGCCTCGTCGCGGACGACGCCCGCGCGGCCGGCGTGGATGTGCTGACGGGCGGCACCGACGTGCACCTCGTGCTCGTCGATCTGCGCAACTCGGAGTTCACCGGCAAGGACGCCGAGGACCGCCTGCACGAGGTGGGCATCACCGTCAACAAGAACGCCGTGCCGAACGACCCGCGCCCGCCGATGGTGACCTCGGGTGTGCGCATCGGCACCCCGGCGCTCGCCACCCGCGGCTTCGGCGACGCCGAGTTCACCGAGGTGGCCGACGTGATCGCGCTCGCCCTGCAGCCCGGCGCCGACATCCCGGCCCTCCGCGCCCGCGTGGCCCGCCTCGCCGACGCCCACCCCCTCTACTCCGGCCTCACCTCCCCCACCTCCTGGAGCTAGCGAGATGTCACCTGTTGCAGACTTCCGGGCCGAAAACTGCAAGAACGGACATCTCGCGGGATGAGCGCGATTGCACTGGATGGGATCGCGACCGCGTCGGCGATCAAGGGGGAGCTGCGGGAGCGGGTCGCGGCGCTCGCGGCGCGCGGAGTCGTGCCGGGGCTCGGCACGCTCCTCGTCGGTGCCGATCCCGGATCGGTGAGCTACGTGGGCGGCAAGCACCGCGACTCGGCCGAGGTCGGCATCCGCTCGATCCGTGAGGAACTCCCCGCGGATGCGAGCGAGGCCGAGGTGCGCGCCGCGATCGCCCGCCTCAACGCCGACCCCGAGGTGACCGGCTACATCGTCCAGCTGCCGCTGCCGAAAGGCATCGACGAGAACGCGATGCTCGAACTCATCGACCCCGCGAAGGACGCGGACGGCCTGCACCCCACCAACCTCGGCCGCCTCGTGCTCGGTGTCGACGGCGAGCTCGACTCCCCGCTGCCGTGCACGCCCGCGGGCGTCGTCGAGCTGCTGCGTCGCCACGACGTCCCGATCGCCGGGAGGCACGTCACGATCATCGGCCGCGGTCTCACCGTCGGCCGCCCGCTCGGGCTCGTCTTCACCCGCAAAGGCGTCGATGCGACCGTCACCCTCACCCACTCCCGCACGCAGGACCTCGCGGCCGAAGTGCGGCGTGCGGACATCGTGGTGGCGGCGATCGGCGTGCCCCACTTCGTGAAACCGGAGTGGATCAAGCCCGGCGCCGCCGTGCTGGACGTCGGTGTGACGCGCGTCGGCACCACCGAGTCGGGGAAGGCGCGCCTGCACGGCGACGTCGACCCGGCGGTCGCCGAGGTCGCCGGCTGGCTGTCGCCCAACCCGGGCGGCGTGGGTCCCATGACGCGCGCGATGCTCATCGCCAACGTCGTGCAGGCCGCCGAACGTCAGAACTGACCATGCCGTACCCCATCGGCGAGCTCATCGGGCTGCGCACCGAGCGCTCGATCGCCCGGATCGGCACACTCGCCGCCGTGCTGCTCGGGCTCGCGGTGGGCGGGCGCGAGCTCGTCGAGAGCACCCCTCCCACGCGGCTGCCCTCGCACGGGCACGGCATCGTGCTCGCCCCCTGGCCCAACCGGGTGCGCGATGCGCGCTGGAAGCTGGATGGCGAAGTCCGGCAACTCGACGTGAGCGACCCGAGTCGCGGCAACGCCATCCACGGGCTGCTGCGCAACACGGCCTACCGGGTGCGGGAGCGCACGGATGCCGCGGTGCTGCTCGGCGCGCGCATCCATCCGCAGCACGGCTGGCCGTTCCTGCTCGACACCTGGGTGCGATACGCGCTCGCCGATGACGGCCTCACGGTGACGCACGGCGCCCGCAACCTGGGCGCAGCGCCCGCACCGTGGGCGGTCGGTGCGCACCCGTACCTGCGGGCGGGGGCCGCGGCGATCGAGCAGACCACGCTCGAGGTGCGCGGCGCCGACCGCTACCTCGTGCTCGACGAGCTGCTGCTGCCGGTCGGTGAGAGCGACGTCGAGCCCGGCGGTCCGCGAGACCTCACCACCCCCCGCGCCATCGGCGAGCTCGACCTCAACGTCGCCTACGCGGGCATCGCGACCGGCCCGACCGGCAGCGCCATCCTGACGGCCCCCGACGGCCGACGCACCGTGCTGTGGCAGGACGAGCCGTTCCGCTGGCTGCAGGTCTTCACGCCGCGCGACTTCCCGCACCTGAGCGCGGATGGATCCGAGACCCCCTCCCTCGCCGTCGCCCTCGAACCGATGTCGGCCGCCCCCGACGCGCTCAACTCGGGCGCGGGGCTCGCCTGGCTGGAACCGGGTGAGAGCTGGGAGGCGTCCTGGGGCGTGCGAGACGAGGAGACAGCATGAGCACCACCGTGACCGGCGTCGGAGAGCGGTTCACCCTGCGCGCGGGCGACGCGACCGCCGAGATCGGCACGGTCGCCGCCGTGCTGTGCGCGCTGCGGGTGGGCGGGGTCGACCTCACCGAGCCGCTTCCGGTCGAGACCGCGCCGCCGCCGTTCTGCTCCGGCATCGCCCTCGCGCCCTGGCCCAACCGGGTGCGCGCCGCCCGCTGGGTGCTCGACGGCGAGGTGCAGCAGCTCGACATCACCGAGCCCGCCCGCGGCGGCGCTCTGCACGGGCTGCTCGAGTTCACCGAGTACGAGGTGCGGGAGCGAAGCGAGGACACGCTCACGCTCGGCGCGATCATCCATCCGCAGCACGGCTGGCCGTTCCTGCTCGACACCTGGGTGCGGTTCCAGCTGCTGCCGGACGGGATCGTGGTGACCCACGGCGTCCGCAACCTCTCCGACCGCCGTGCCCCCTTCGCCCTCGGCACCCACCCGTACCCCCGCATCGGCGCCTTCGATGTGGCCGAGCTCGTGCTCACGGTGCCCGCCGCGGAGTACCTCGAGGTGGACGGTCGGATGGATCCCGTCGCCTGGCACCCGGTGGACGGCGGCACCGATCTGCGGGCCGGCCGGCGGGTGGGCGAGCTCGCGCTCGACACGGCGTTCCGCGGGCTCGGCCCGGTGGATCGCGTCGCCGCCACGCTCACGGCCCCGGACGGCAGCCGCCTCGAGGTGCTGCAGGACGACGACTGGCGCTACCTGCAGGTGTTCACGACGCCGCTGTTCCCGAAGGCGGACGGCCTCGGCACGGCGGTCGCGATCGAGCCGATGACGGCGCCGCCGGACGCCCTCAACTCGGGCGAGGGGCTGCGCTGGCTCGAGCCCGGCGAAGCCGACGACGGCAGCTGGGGCCTGCGCTACACGCCCGCGCCGTAGCCGCACCCCCGTCCCCATCCCCGTCCCCGCATTCGCCTCTGCCTCACCAGAAATGCAGGAGTTTTCGCGCGCCCGGCCGCGAGCTGTTGGGCCAACAGGGGGTAGCCGCACGGTTCTCCTGCATTTCTGGGGTGGCGGCGGAGGGGATTCGGCTGCCCGCAAGCGCGGCGGGCCCGGCAGGATGGAGCGGTGAGTCCGGATGCCGCCCCCCGCCCTGCCCAACTGCGACGGTGGCGTCGCTACCTCGCAGCCGAGCGCGCCGAGGCCGCGGTGTACCGCGATCTCGCACGGCGGCGCGAGGGACGCGAGCGCGAGATCCTCATGGCGCTCGCCGAGGCGGAGTCGCGGCACGAGGCGCACTGGCTCCAGCTGCTGGGGCCGTCGGCCGAGCCCGCGCCGCGACCGGATCTGCGCACCCGGTTCTTCGGCTTCCTCGCGAAGCGTCTCGGGTTCCTCTTCGTGCTCGTGCTCGCACAGCGCGCTGAAGCCCGTTCGCCCTACGACGACGACGCGGACGCCACCGCGCAGATGGCCGCCGACGAACGCATCCACGGCGAGGTGCTGCGCGGGCTCGCGGCGCGGGGGCGCACCCAGCTCTCCGGCAGCTTCCGGGCGGCGGTGTTCGGCGCCAACGACGGCCTCGTCTCGAATCTGGCCCTCGTGCTCGGCATCGGGGCGACCGGGGTGAGCCCGCGCGTCGTGCTGTTCACGGGCATCGCGGGACTGCTCGCGGGCGCACTCTCCATGGGGGCGGGCGAGTACGTGTCGGTGCGGTCGCAGCGTGAACTGCTCGCGGCATCCCGACCGGACCCGGAGTCCCAGACCGCGCTTCCCCACCTCGACGTCGACGAGAACGAGTTGGCGCTCGTATATCGCGCTCGCGGCATGGACCAGACCGAGGCGGAGGCGCACGCGCGCGAGGTGCTCGCGACCCACCACCTCGACGCGGACGCGCCCCCCGAGGAGTTCGATCCGGACGAGGCGGTCGGTTCGCCGTGGCGCGCCGCGATCTCGAGCTTCCTGTTCTTCGCCTCGGGTGCCCTCATCGCGGTGCTGCCGTACCTCTTCGGGTTGAATGGACTGCCGGCGGTCGCTCTGGCGGCGGGGCTGGTCGGGATCGCGCTGCTCGCGACGGGCGCGGTGGTCGGCATCCTCTCGGGGGCATCGCCGCTCCGGCGGGCGCTCAGACAGCTCGGGATCGGCTTCGGCGCGGCCGCGGCGACCTACCTGCTGGGCCTGGTCTTCGGCGCCTCGGTCGGCTGAGCCGGCGACCGGTGGTCGCGGGATCCCCGCTGCGCGTGCACACTGGACTCATGGACCGCGCCGACCTCGTGCTGCTGCGTCGCGCCCGCGACCGCATGGATCGCGAGTACGCGCAGCCGCTCGACGTGGCCGCGCTCGCCCGCACGGCGCTCATGTCGGCGGGTCACTTCTCGCGCAGCTTCCGCGCCGCGTACGGGGAGACCCCCTACGGCTACCTCATGACCCGCCGCATCGAGCGCGCGAAGGCGCTGCTGCGCCGCGGCGACCTGAGCGTCACCGAGGTCTGCCTCGCGGTCGGCTGCACCTCGCTGGGCTCGTTCAGCGCGCGCTTCACCGAGCTCGTCGGCGTCAGCCCGAGCGCGTACCGGGCGGCCGCGCATCCGGACGCCGCGGAGGCGGCGCTCGACGGCATCCCGTGCGTGTCGAAGGCGGTCACGCGCCCGGTCAGGATCTGAGAAGCGGCCGAGGCGGCATCCGTCGTACCGTGACGGCATGACGATCTCACTGCAGCACAGCTACATCGCTTTCGACGACGCCGAGGCGGCGCTCACCTTCTACCGCGACGTGCTCGGGTTCTCGGTGCTCCGCGACGTCGACCTGGGTGGCGGTCAGCGCTGGATCACCGTGGCACCGGCCGGTTCGGATGTCTCGATCGTGCTCACCCCGGTGGGCGCGGGGGAGTCGGATGCCGACCGCGAGCTGCTCGCCGACCTGCTCGCGAAGGGGGTGCTGCCGGGTGCGGTGCTCGCCACCGACGACCTCGACGGCGACTTCGAGCGGATCGCGGCGTCGGGCGCCGACATCCAGCAGGAGCCCATGGACCAGCCGTGGGGTGTGCGGGATGCCGCGTTCCGCGACCCGGCCGGCAACCAGCTGCGGCTCACCGCGCGCTGATGTGCGTGCTGTGGCTGCCCGACGGGCGCTGGACCCCGGTGCCGCGTCGGGTCGCGCCCTCCGCTGATCGAATGCCGCCCGAAGGGCGGTGTATCGAGATCCCCGATCCCCAGCTACCCGAGCACCCCCACGACCGCCGTCGCGTCCCGCTCCTCGTCGCGCACGACGCGCACCACGAGCCCCGCAGCCTCCAGCAGTGACGCCGTCCGCGCGCTCATCCGCTCGCCCGTCTCGATGATCGCCCGCCCGCCGGGTGCGAGCCACTGCCCGCACCCGGCGGCGATCCGCGCCTGAATCGCGTGCCCGTCGGCCCCGCCGTCGAGCGCCACCCGGTGCTCGAAGTCACGTGCCTCGGACGGCATGAAGGCGATCTCGTCGCTCGGCACGTAGGGCGCGTTCGCCACGATGAGGTCGACCCGCCCGCGCAGCGCTGCCGGCAGCGCGTCGTACAGGTCGCCCTCGAGCACGCGCCCGGGCGGCAGGTTGCGCCGGGCGACCGCGACGGCATCCGGGTCGATGTCGGATGCCCACACCTCCGCGTCGGGTCGACGCGCCCGGATCGCGGCCGCCACCGCGCCCACCCCGCAGCACAGCTCCACGACGACGGCGCCCGCAGGCAGCCCCTCGACGCCCAGCTCGACGAGCAGCTCGGTGCGCACCCGCGGCACGAACACTCCGGGCGCCACCGCCACCCGCAGCCCGTCGAACGCCGCCCAGCCGAGCAGCGTCTCGAGCGGCTCACCCGCGACCCGTCGCACGACGAGCGCCTCGAGCGCAGCCCCGGATGCCGCCTCCCGCAGCAGGGCGGCCTCGTCCTCCGCGAACACACAGCCGGCGGCGCGCAACCGCTCCACCAGCGGATCGGCGGTCTCGGTCATCGCGCCCCACGGTACCGCTTCGCGCTACCGTCTTCTCGTGCTGGAACTCATCATCCGCATCGCCGCCGCGCTCGGCGCCTGGCTTCTGTTGACCGCGGCCATCTACCAGGCGTCGCTCGAGCTGCGCGACGAGCAGCTCGACCGCGCCCGTCTCTCGGAGGCGGTGGATGCCGTGCCGTCCGTGCGGCCCCTGTCGCCGTGGTGGTGGCTGCTGCCGCCCGTCGCCTACCTGCTGCGGCGGAGCCGGGTGAAGAGGCAGCGCGAGGCCATCATGAAAGTGCTCGACGCCGACCAGCTGCGGCAGTTCGTGGAGTTCACCGACAAGGCCCAGGGCTGGCTGCTGGTCGCCGCGGGAGCGGTGCTCATCGCGATCAAGGAGACCTGGGAACTGTCCGAGCTGCTGGAGTGGCCGCTCTGGTTGCTGATCCTCGTGACCCTGGTGGCCGTGCTCGTGGCCCTCGGCCACACGGTGGCTCGCACGATCGGCTCGTACCGGGTGCTGCATCCCGACGCTCCTCGGCCGTCCCGCGGGGCACGCCCCGCCCGGCCGTAGACACGCGCCCCCGAGCCCGAGGATACTGAGCCTCATCCGGGCCACCCGGGTCCGAGACGGGAGCACAACGGCGTGCAATTCGAGGTGAAGGCCGACAAGGGCGGCCACTACTCATGGTGGTTGATCGCGAGCAACGGCCAGACCGTCGCGTGGGCGGGTGAGTCGTTCGCCTCCAAGTCGAACGCGAACCGCGCCGCCGAGGCGTTCAAGGTGGGGGCGACGGCAGCCGAGTACGAGCTCTACGAGAACAAGGGCGGCCACTGGAGTTGGCGGGCCCACCGCGGGGGCCACATCGTGGCGGTTCCCGGGGAGTCCTTCGCCTCCAAGTCGAACGCGCAGCGTGCCGCCGACAACGTGCGCGACAAGGCGGGCGAGGCGACCGGGCCGTAGCGGCCGGGTGCTCGCGTGGTGGTGCGCGGTGGGCCCGGTGGGGCTCGAACCCACGACCCGCGGATTAAAAGTCCGATGCTCTACCGACTGAGCTACAGGCCCGATGTGTCCAGGGTAGTCGTCGGCGCGGGGCTCGGTTGCCGGGGGAGAATGGGGCGATGGCCGACGACTTCCACAAGCCCGCGCTCTTCGGGGGGCGCGAGTTCGAGGCGTTCCCGGGGGCACGGGATCCGGCCGCCGTCATGCGGATCGCCCACGACACGGCGCGCTCCCTGCTCGCGCGCGTGCGCGACAGCGACGATCCCGAGGTGGTGGATCGGGTCGTCCGCTTCACCGACGAGCACGGGCTCGACGCGGTCGCCGAGCTGTGGGCGGCATCCGGTCCCCGCACGCTGCCGGGGGCGCTCTGGCGCATCTACCTGCTGCGGGTGATGATCCGCCAGGACCCGGCTGGCGTGGCGCTGCTGTTCCAGCGCGGCACCGAGGTGCTGGCGACGATCGATCCGGTGATCGCCGGCGCCCCGAGCCCCGCCGGGCCGAGCGAGGTGCTCGAACTGGCGGACCGCATCCTGCACGGGGTGTTCGACGGGGACTTCCCGCACGCGCTCGAGCGCGCGGCGGCGTTCTGCCGGGTAGAGGCGGCGGGCGCCACGAGCATCGCCGACGATCAGGAGGCGGCGAGCCCTGAGCGCGCCACCGAGCTCACGACGCGCGCATCCCGCCTCGCGCTGATGGCCGA
The Protaetiibacter larvae DNA segment above includes these coding regions:
- a CDS encoding putative protein N(5)-glutamine methyltransferase, with protein sequence MTETADPLVERLRAAGCVFAEDEAALLREAASGAALEALVVRRVAGEPLETLLGWAAFDGLRVAVAPGVFVPRVRTELLVELGVEGLPAGAVVVELCCGVGAVAAAIRARRPDAEVWASDIDPDAVAVARRNLPPGRVLEGDLYDALPAALRGRVDLIVANAPYVPSDEIAFMPSEARDFEHRVALDGGADGHAIQARIAAGCGQWLAPGGRAIIETGERMSARTASLLEAAGLVVRVVRDEERDATAVVGVLG
- a CDS encoding VOC family protein, producing the protein MTISLQHSYIAFDDAEAALTFYRDVLGFSVLRDVDLGGGQRWITVAPAGSDVSIVLTPVGAGESDADRELLADLLAKGVLPGAVLATDDLDGDFERIAASGADIQQEPMDQPWGVRDAAFRDPAGNQLRLTAR
- a CDS encoding VIT1/CCC1 transporter family protein, which produces MSPDAAPRPAQLRRWRRYLAAERAEAAVYRDLARRREGREREILMALAEAESRHEAHWLQLLGPSAEPAPRPDLRTRFFGFLAKRLGFLFVLVLAQRAEARSPYDDDADATAQMAADERIHGEVLRGLAARGRTQLSGSFRAAVFGANDGLVSNLALVLGIGATGVSPRVVLFTGIAGLLAGALSMGAGEYVSVRSQRELLAASRPDPESQTALPHLDVDENELALVYRARGMDQTEAEAHAREVLATHHLDADAPPEEFDPDEAVGSPWRAAISSFLFFASGALIAVLPYLFGLNGLPAVALAAGLVGIALLATGAVVGILSGASPLRRALRQLGIGFGAAAATYLLGLVFGASVG
- a CDS encoding aldose 1-epimerase family protein gives rise to the protein MPYPIGELIGLRTERSIARIGTLAAVLLGLAVGGRELVESTPPTRLPSHGHGIVLAPWPNRVRDARWKLDGEVRQLDVSDPSRGNAIHGLLRNTAYRVRERTDAAVLLGARIHPQHGWPFLLDTWVRYALADDGLTVTHGARNLGAAPAPWAVGAHPYLRAGAAAIEQTTLEVRGADRYLVLDELLLPVGESDVEPGGPRDLTTPRAIGELDLNVAYAGIATGPTGSAILTAPDGRRTVLWQDEPFRWLQVFTPRDFPHLSADGSETPSLAVALEPMSAAPDALNSGAGLAWLEPGESWEASWGVRDEETA
- a CDS encoding DNA-directed RNA polymerase subunit beta produces the protein MADDFHKPALFGGREFEAFPGARDPAAVMRIAHDTARSLLARVRDSDDPEVVDRVVRFTDEHGLDAVAELWAASGPRTLPGALWRIYLLRVMIRQDPAGVALLFQRGTEVLATIDPVIAGAPSPAGPSEVLELADRILHGVFDGDFPHALERAAAFCRVEAAGATSIADDQEAASPERATELTTRASRLALMADELAACARLAHDDALE
- the glyA gene encoding serine hydroxymethyltransferase gives rise to the protein MTAESTFLSPLAEVDPEVAAALESELGRQRSTLEMIASENFVPRAVLEAQGSVLTNKYAEGYPGRRYYGGCEFVDVVETLAIERAKSLFGAAYANVQPHSGASANAAVLAAIAQPGDRILGLELAHGGHLTHGMKLNFSGKLYEAHSYKVDPETFRVDLDEVRRVALEVQPQVIIAGWSAYPRQLDFAAFRAIADEVGAKLWVDMAHFAGLVAAGLHPSPVPHAHVTSSTVHKTIGGPRSGFILTNDEDIAKKINSNVFPGQQGGPLMHVIAAKATAFKLAASDEFRDRQERTIRGAQLLAERLVADDARAAGVDVLTGGTDVHLVLVDLRNSEFTGKDAEDRLHEVGITVNKNAVPNDPRPPMVTSGVRIGTPALATRGFGDAEFTEVADVIALALQPGADIPALRARVARLADAHPLYSGLTSPTSWS
- a CDS encoding helix-turn-helix transcriptional regulator → MDRADLVLLRRARDRMDREYAQPLDVAALARTALMSAGHFSRSFRAAYGETPYGYLMTRRIERAKALLRRGDLSVTEVCLAVGCTSLGSFSARFTELVGVSPSAYRAAAHPDAAEAALDGIPCVSKAVTRPVRI
- a CDS encoding MFS transporter, producing the protein MSSGGFPFFRLLVIAGAIFASVSSEFLPTGLLPEMAAELKVSESQIGLLVTVFAATVVLSTAPLTVLTRRYSRKWLMVVLLGVFAVTNVLCAIAPSYEFLLGARILGGLAHGLFWAVTGPYAALLVPKHQLARAISVTNAGGTAAFILGVPLGSALGHALDWRLAFAVMAGVVVLFMLLVVLFLPPVSHLVTLATGEIALPVRKDRSVPAVVIVCITVILVITGHNVFYTYIAPWSIQVGGVPESGVPGLLFAYGAAGAIGLILGGAFGDRFPRGSVNLAFAGVAVSILLLCLFGTSVVPVVVGLVLWSIFFGGVPALMHSRVLHSASERIRDLAAASLTTAFNIAIGGGALLGGALLDGFGIAVLPWAAAGLIVLALVVAVSTDRVRIAAHPS
- a CDS encoding aldose 1-epimerase family protein; this encodes MSTTVTGVGERFTLRAGDATAEIGTVAAVLCALRVGGVDLTEPLPVETAPPPFCSGIALAPWPNRVRAARWVLDGEVQQLDITEPARGGALHGLLEFTEYEVRERSEDTLTLGAIIHPQHGWPFLLDTWVRFQLLPDGIVVTHGVRNLSDRRAPFALGTHPYPRIGAFDVAELVLTVPAAEYLEVDGRMDPVAWHPVDGGTDLRAGRRVGELALDTAFRGLGPVDRVAATLTAPDGSRLEVLQDDDWRYLQVFTTPLFPKADGLGTAVAIEPMTAPPDALNSGEGLRWLEPGEADDGSWGLRYTPAP
- the purU gene encoding formyltetrahydrofolate deformylase, giving the protein MSATHWTITLVCEDKPGIVHAVSGAIVEAAGNITESQQFSSDDTGTFFMRLQVESAVSREQFEAALAPVTERYGMTWTLDVVGRPLRTLVLVSTAGHCLNDLLFRQRAGQLGVDIPLVLSNHPDLGELAAFYGVPFESHPVTSAGQKLAFEERVLEVVEEHDIELVVLARYMQILSPALCEALAGRIINIHHSFLPGFKGANPYKQAHARGVKIIGATAHFVTSDLDEGPIIEQNIVRVDHTRTVPELVAIGQDEESRTLTQAVKWFSEDRVLLDGARTIIFR
- a CDS encoding DUF1508 domain-containing protein, whose amino-acid sequence is MQFEVKADKGGHYSWWLIASNGQTVAWAGESFASKSNANRAAEAFKVGATAAEYELYENKGGHWSWRAHRGGHIVAVPGESFASKSNAQRAADNVRDKAGEATGP
- a CDS encoding bifunctional methylenetetrahydrofolate dehydrogenase/methenyltetrahydrofolate cyclohydrolase; amino-acid sequence: MSAIALDGIATASAIKGELRERVAALAARGVVPGLGTLLVGADPGSVSYVGGKHRDSAEVGIRSIREELPADASEAEVRAAIARLNADPEVTGYIVQLPLPKGIDENAMLELIDPAKDADGLHPTNLGRLVLGVDGELDSPLPCTPAGVVELLRRHDVPIAGRHVTIIGRGLTVGRPLGLVFTRKGVDATVTLTHSRTQDLAAEVRRADIVVAAIGVPHFVKPEWIKPGAAVLDVGVTRVGTTESGKARLHGDVDPAVAEVAGWLSPNPGGVGPMTRAMLIANVVQAAERQN